In Arthrobacter ramosus, one DNA window encodes the following:
- a CDS encoding ATP-binding cassette domain-containing protein, with amino-acid sequence MSVSTGKPVIELKDVKVHHRARTGGLFRPNIVKAVNGVDFSISRGETVGIVGESGCGKSTLASVLVGLQAPTSGQVLFHGKPAIKRNARMRKEFGRAVSVVFQDPATALNPRMTIQDILTDPLQVHGIGNAASRSAKVKELLALVGLPQSAAEVTPSQVSGGQRQRVAIARALALDPDIIVADEPTSALDVSVRAQVLNLLSDLKTQLNLGMVFISHDIQTVRYVSDRICVMYFGQIVEEGPAAQVFDNPSNDYTKKLLGAAPSLLHT; translated from the coding sequence GTGAGTGTTTCAACCGGCAAGCCGGTCATCGAGCTCAAGGACGTCAAGGTCCACCACCGGGCACGCACAGGCGGCCTCTTCCGGCCCAACATCGTCAAGGCCGTCAACGGCGTGGACTTCAGCATCAGCCGAGGCGAAACGGTAGGCATCGTCGGCGAGTCCGGCTGCGGCAAGTCCACGCTCGCATCAGTGCTCGTGGGACTCCAGGCCCCGACGTCGGGCCAGGTGCTCTTCCACGGCAAGCCGGCCATCAAACGGAACGCCCGGATGCGCAAGGAATTCGGACGCGCCGTATCCGTGGTCTTCCAGGACCCGGCCACGGCCCTCAATCCGCGCATGACCATCCAGGACATCCTCACCGATCCCCTGCAAGTGCACGGCATCGGCAACGCCGCGTCCCGTTCGGCCAAGGTCAAGGAACTGCTGGCCCTCGTCGGTTTGCCGCAATCGGCAGCCGAGGTCACGCCGTCGCAGGTTTCCGGCGGACAGCGCCAACGCGTGGCGATCGCCCGCGCCCTCGCGCTGGACCCGGACATCATCGTGGCGGACGAGCCGACGTCGGCCCTCGACGTTTCGGTCCGCGCCCAAGTCCTGAACCTGCTGTCCGACCTGAAAACCCAGCTGAACCTCGGCATGGTGTTCATTTCGCACGACATCCAGACCGTCCGCTACGTCTCCGACCGCATCTGCGTCATGTACTTCGGACAGATCGTCGAGGAAGGCCCGGCCGCCCAGGTCTTCGACAACCCCAGCAACGACTACACCAAGAAGCTGCTCGGCGCCGCGCCCAGCCTGCTCCATACCTAA
- a CDS encoding dihydrodipicolinate synthase family protein, producing MSTQFQGVIPPVITPRHADGRVDTASLKNVTKHLLDGGVSGLFVLGSSGEVPYMTNEERELVVSTIADANAGAVPLIVGANEQTTNRVIEEARKVVDLGADAIVVTSMYYAIGNAQETETHFRSIHAAVDKPIFAYDVPVRTHFKLPTDLLVRLGRDGVIAGVKDSSGDDVSFRQLVLAAKDIPNFDIFTGHEIVVDGALLAGAQGVVPGLGNVDPAGYRRLFDATQDGDWTAAAAEQDRLADLFDIVYTPNGRVSGGAAGLGAFKTALQIMGIIESNTMSAPMLSLNAEETSAIRTILERNDLV from the coding sequence GTGTCTACTCAGTTCCAGGGCGTCATTCCCCCGGTCATCACCCCCCGCCACGCAGACGGCCGCGTTGACACCGCGTCCCTGAAGAACGTCACCAAGCACCTGCTCGACGGCGGCGTGTCCGGCCTCTTCGTGTTGGGCTCCTCGGGCGAGGTCCCCTACATGACCAACGAGGAGCGCGAACTCGTCGTCTCCACGATCGCCGACGCGAACGCCGGTGCGGTGCCCCTGATCGTCGGTGCCAACGAACAAACCACCAACCGCGTCATCGAAGAAGCTCGCAAGGTTGTGGACCTCGGCGCCGACGCAATCGTGGTCACCTCCATGTACTACGCCATCGGCAACGCCCAGGAGACCGAAACCCACTTCCGCAGCATCCACGCTGCCGTCGACAAGCCGATCTTCGCCTACGACGTCCCCGTCCGCACCCACTTCAAACTGCCCACCGACCTCCTGGTCCGCCTGGGCCGCGACGGCGTCATCGCGGGCGTCAAGGACTCGTCCGGCGACGACGTCTCCTTCCGCCAACTCGTCCTCGCAGCCAAGGACATCCCCAACTTCGACATCTTCACGGGCCACGAAATTGTCGTGGACGGCGCCCTCCTCGCCGGCGCCCAAGGTGTAGTCCCCGGCCTCGGCAACGTCGACCCCGCAGGTTACCGCCGCCTGTTCGACGCCACCCAAGACGGAGACTGGACCGCAGCCGCCGCCGAACAAGACCGCCTGGCCGACCTCTTCGACATCGTCTACACCCCCAACGGCCGAGTCTCCGGTGGAGCAGCAGGACTAGGCGCTTTCAAGACGGCCCTCCAAATCATGGGCATCATCGAATCCAACACGATGAGCGCCCCCATGCTCTCCCTCAACGCCGAAGAAACCTCCGCAATCCGCACGATCCTCGAGCGCAACGACCTGGTCTAA
- a CDS encoding ROK family protein, whose translation MMYVVGVDLGGTKTAAGVVGADGEVLFSEQIPTLNRGGGDAILRATAALVGRLMRRAAGEGIDVGRVGVGSAGVIDAVNGEVVSATDAILGWAGTRLTAGLAQLLGLPRGSVSAVNDVHAHALGEAWRGAAAGSSSSLMVAFGTGVGGSFVLDGSPVLGHHYVGGHVGHFASPYAYYEGKALPCVCGGSGHVEAIASGPAIHESFVRFGGSPEVPDTRAVFALAHGGDAAASADSAAAVKAIGAGAGAAGLAIGGLVNILDPETVVVSGGLADAGDFWWKPMERALRKELMTPLADIPVLRAALGNTAAIVGAAKLVLN comes from the coding sequence ATGATGTACGTGGTCGGGGTTGATCTTGGTGGGACGAAGACTGCCGCGGGGGTTGTGGGGGCCGACGGGGAGGTGTTGTTTTCGGAGCAGATTCCTACGCTGAATCGGGGCGGGGGCGACGCCATTTTGAGGGCGACTGCGGCACTCGTGGGGCGGCTCATGCGGCGGGCGGCGGGCGAGGGAATCGACGTCGGGCGTGTTGGCGTGGGTTCGGCCGGGGTCATCGATGCCGTGAATGGTGAAGTGGTTTCGGCGACTGATGCGATCCTGGGGTGGGCCGGGACCAGGTTGACGGCTGGGTTGGCGCAACTCCTTGGCTTGCCCCGGGGGTCGGTCAGTGCGGTCAACGACGTTCACGCGCATGCTCTTGGTGAGGCGTGGCGTGGGGCGGCTGCGGGGTCTTCGAGTTCCCTGATGGTGGCTTTCGGGACGGGTGTTGGCGGCAGTTTTGTGCTGGACGGCTCGCCTGTTTTGGGGCACCACTACGTGGGTGGGCACGTGGGGCACTTTGCTTCCCCGTACGCCTATTACGAGGGCAAGGCCCTCCCGTGTGTGTGCGGGGGTTCGGGCCATGTCGAGGCGATTGCTTCCGGCCCGGCCATCCATGAATCCTTCGTCCGCTTCGGGGGCTCCCCCGAGGTCCCGGATACCCGTGCCGTGTTTGCCTTGGCTCACGGCGGCGATGCTGCCGCCTCGGCTGACAGTGCTGCCGCCGTCAAAGCCATCGGCGCGGGCGCAGGTGCTGCCGGGCTGGCGATCGGCGGGCTCGTCAACATCCTCGATCCGGAGACGGTAGTGGTTTCAGGGGGCTTGGCAGATGCAGGAGATTTCTGGTGGAAACCCATGGAACGCGCCCTGCGCAAAGAGCTGATGACCCCGCTTGCTGACATTCCAGTGCTTCGCGCGGCGCTAGGCAATACCGCGGCCATTGTGGGCGCGGCCAAACTCGTTCTTAACTGA
- a CDS encoding N-acetylmannosamine-6-phosphate 2-epimerase gives MMLTLDGLEALRSQLIVSCQAYPGEPMRDPRTTGQVAASAVIGGAAAVRVQGLADVQFTRTAVEVPVIGLWKDGHDGVFITPTLRHALAVANAGAHVVAIDGTRRPRPDGLTLKQTVDGIHAESHALVMADCGSYADAVAAVEAGADLIGTTLAGYTGEGPKTDGPDLELLAEIAGAGLGKPLIAEGRIHTPAQARQALDAGAFAVVVGTAITHPASITGWFKSAMHA, from the coding sequence ATGATGCTGACCCTCGATGGCCTCGAAGCCCTCCGCTCGCAGTTGATCGTGTCCTGCCAGGCCTACCCGGGCGAGCCCATGCGCGATCCCCGGACGACCGGCCAGGTGGCGGCGTCGGCGGTTATCGGTGGTGCCGCGGCGGTCCGGGTCCAGGGCCTCGCGGACGTCCAGTTCACCCGCACAGCTGTGGAGGTTCCGGTGATCGGGCTGTGGAAGGACGGGCACGACGGCGTGTTCATCACCCCGACACTCCGGCATGCTCTCGCCGTCGCGAACGCCGGCGCCCACGTTGTGGCTATCGACGGTACGCGACGCCCGCGTCCCGATGGCTTGACCCTCAAGCAAACCGTTGACGGAATCCACGCCGAATCGCATGCCCTGGTCATGGCTGACTGCGGTTCCTACGCTGATGCGGTGGCCGCCGTCGAAGCCGGTGCTGACTTGATCGGCACCACGCTGGCCGGGTACACCGGGGAAGGTCCCAAGACAGACGGCCCCGATCTCGAGCTTCTCGCTGAGATCGCCGGCGCAGGACTGGGCAAGCCGCTTATCGCCGAGGGCCGCATCCATACCCCCGCACAAGCCCGGCAAGCCCTCGACGCCGGGGCGTTCGCCGTCGTCGTCGGTACCGCTATTACCCACCCGGCCAGCATCACGGGGTGGTTCAAGAGTGCAATGCACGCCTGA